One genomic window of Salvia miltiorrhiza cultivar Shanhuang (shh) chromosome 4, IMPLAD_Smil_shh, whole genome shotgun sequence includes the following:
- the LOC131023403 gene encoding uncharacterized protein LOC131023403, with product MRMVSFIRVVDENAWTSVEEGWTTPCDEEGKTKHRSKWSSTDLAASNANQKALNSIQNAVTMEVFVVISMCSTAKEAWEVLMNTYEGNSKVKKQRLQQLTTRFEELKMDENETISNFHGKILSIPNESFSLGEKILEEKLVRKVMHALPERFDYKITVIDEARDVSDMKLEELIGSLRTFEMNLRSEKFEKRKSLAFVADSSSKNKESQKFDTDELVESFALFTKNFGKAFNRYKRGMVSTKDFKMLKTIKLLKPRLLVDLHPDRGYSAMNVMNKQNKSFNVSHNDEETDDSGSYSDDDESIALISSTDVLRQKYIKEDPLKVETDTDTEKDPVAFTAKVEDVTKTIVVDVVTCEETDSDTEELDESYLAENYEMIYKKCLAMLELNKSLSTQLNDVSRERDDFKEMYQKQKTELDVLKQIMESKMGELEHQQKLVKMMNSGTDKLDEILGHGCDAGNKTGLGFQSKGWVPKTESWYLDSGCSKHMTEEEKNLENLQKVLDEGVTFGDGARAKVIGTGTLNVPDKCVVKNGEKEYISGKRSSDNCYIVTPDISCLKAQIDITKVWHQKLGHTSLRNMKKLIKTSAIQGIPKLVINTKDVSRITTSRILELIHMDLMGPMQVESLGRKKYVLLEKDKEVSIKRIPNDHGREFKNADFDNFCEMKGITHEYSAPKTPQQNGVVERKNRTLQDMVRTMMKANNIATNFWAEAMNTAYYIINRVYLRPKTSSTPYEIWRGRKPSVKHLHIYGCTCYILNDRSSEGIFLGYSDGHGFRVYNKNTETIQESTNVTFDEESKIFSYEEEVQAVTTEVSSDVKTEVSADVKTDSKSENDYEENRKQTTKSGRVEKNHSQADIIGGLNDERKTRGVKIDFQKMIAHIAYMCYLSKVEQKSIKEALQDEFWIAAMQEELLQFERNKARLVAQRYSQVEGVDFEETFAPVTRLESVRLLLALACAMTFKLYQMDVKSVFLNGDLEEEVLRLEANPMKSKGIFWACSLRHDITIFTYSGMEVKGVVHDCIGSMC from the exons ATGCGAATGGTCTCGTTCATTCGTGTCGTTGATGAGAATGCCTGGACTTCAGTTGAGGAGGGATGGACTACCCCGTGTGATGAGGAGGGAAAGACAAAGCACAGAAGCAAATGGTCCTCAACTGATTTGGCGGCATCTAATGCTAATCAAAAGGCTCTGAACTCCATTCAGAATGCGGTTACAATGGAGGTGTTTGTTGTTATTTCCATGTGCTCCACTGCCAAAGAAGCCTGGGAAGTCTTAATGAACACTTACGAAGGGAATTCTAAGGTCAAGAAACAACGGCTACAACAACTTACCACCAGATTCGAAGAATTAAAAATGGACGAGAACGAGACTATAAGTAACTTTCACGGAAAAATCCTCTCCATTCCCaatgaaagtttttctcttggTGAaaagattttagaagaaaagCTGGTGAGAAAAGTTATGCATGCTCTCCCTGAAAGGTTTGATTATAAAATTACTGTGATAGACGAGGCAAGGGACGTTTCTGACATGAAGCTAGAGGAACTTATTGGCTCTTTGAGGACATTTGAGATGAATCTGCGATCCGAAAAATTTGAGAAAAGAAAGAGCTTAGCCTTTGTTGCAGATTCGAGCAGTAAAAACAAGGAGTCCCAAAAATTTGATACAGATGAATTGGTGGAATCATTTGCCTTGTTTACCAAGAATTTTGGTAAAGCCTTCAATCGTTATAAAAGAGGAATGGTGTCTACAAAGGATTTTAAAATGCTAAAGACAATCAAACTCCTCAAACCAAGATTGCTCGTGGATCTTCATCCAGATCGGGGATACAGTGCCATGAATGTCATG AACAAGCAAAACAAATCATTCAATGTTTCTCACAATGATGAAGAAACTGATGACAGTGGAAGTTATTCAGATGATGATGAATCAATTGCTCTTATAAGTTCTACTGATGTTCTAAGGCAGAAATATATCAAAGAAGATCCACTGAAAGTTGAAACTGATACAGATACTGAGAAAGATCCTGTTGCGTTCACTGCCAAGGTTGAAGATGTCACAAAAACTATTGTTGTGGATGTTGTAACTTGTGAAGAGACTGATAGTGACACTGAGGAACTTGATGAAAGCTACCTGGCGGAAAATTATGAGATGATTTATAAGAAATGTTTGGCGATGCTGGAATTAAACAAATCTCTCTCAACGCAACTTAATGATGTTTCCAGAGAACGCGATGATTTTAAGGAGATGTATCAGAAGCAAAAGACAGAACTTGATGTTCTTAAGCAGATCATGGAATCAAAGATGGGAGAATTGGAGCATCAACAGAAGCTGGTTAAGATGATGAACTCTGGAACAGACAAACTTGACGAGATACTTGGTCATGGGTGTGATGCTGGTAACAAGACTGGTCTGGGATTTCAAAGTAAAGGTTGGGTTCCTAAAACCGAG TCATGGTACTTAGACAGTGGGTGCTCTAAGCACATGACGGAAGAGGAGAAAAATCTTGAGAACCTTCAGAAGGTGTTAGATGAAGGAGTTACCTTTGGCGATGGTGCAAGGGCGAAGGTAATTGGAACAGGTACTCTTAATGTTCCAG ATAAGTGCGTGGTGAAAAACGGTGAAAAAGAGTACATATCAGGAAAACGCTCAAGTGACAATTGTTATATTGTTACTCCTGATATTTCATGCCTCAAGGCTCAAATCGACATTACCAAAGTCTGGCATCAAAAACTCGGTCACACTAGTTTGCGAAATATGAAGAAGCTCATAAAAACTAGTGCTATTCAAGGTATCCCCAAGCTGGTGATCAACACGAAAGAT GTTTCAAGGATAACCACATCTCGCattcttgagttgattcacatGGACCTCATGGGGCCAATGCAAGTAGAGAGTCTTGGCAGGAAGAAGTATGTTTTG CTTGAGAAAGATAAAGAGGTGTCGATCAAGCGTATCCCAAATGACCACGGAAGAGAGTTCAAAAATGCTGATTTTGACAACTTCTGTGAGATGAAGGGGATTACACATGAATATTCTGCTCCGAAAACTCCACAACAAAATGGCGTGGTGGAGCGTAAAAATCGCACACTTCAGGATATGGTTCGCACAATGATGAAAGCTAATAACATAGCCACAAATTTCTGGGCTGAGGCCATGAATACTGCTTATTATATTATCAACAGGGTCTACCTGCGTCCCAAAACGTCATCTACACCATATGAGATATGGAGGGGGAGGAAACCAAGCGTGAAGCATCTACACATATATGGATGTACATGTTACATTCTCAATGATCGAAGTTCAGAGGGGATTTTCTTGGGTTACTCAGATGGTCATGGATTCCGGGTTTACAACAAGAATACTGAAACTATCCAGGAGTCAACTAATGTCACTTTTGATGAGGAAAGCAAGATATTTTCATACGAAGAAGAAGTTCAGGCAGTCACTACAGAAGTCTCTTCTGATGTTAAGACTGAGGTGTCTGCAGATGTGAAAACTGACAGTAAGTCTGAAAATGATTATGAGGAGAACAGGAAGCAGACAACCAAGTCTGGTAGGGTTGAAAAGAATCACTCACAAGCTGATATAATTGGAGGATTGAATGATGAACGGAAAACTCGTGGAgtcaaaattgattttcaaaagATGATTGCTCATATAGCTTATATGTGCTATCTCTCTAAAGTGGAACAAAAAAGTATAAAGGAAGCTCTACAAGATGAGTTCTGGATAGCTGCCATGCAAGAAGAATTGCTTCAATTCGAGAG AAACAAGGCCCGTCTGGTAGCTCAAAGGTACTCTCAGGTGGAAGGAGTGGACTTTGAGGAAACCTTTGCTCCTGTTACTCGCTTGGAGTCAGTCAGACTTCTGCTTGCATTAGCATGTGCAATGACATTCAAGTTATACCAAATGGATGTTAAAAGTGTCTTCCTCAATGGAGATCTTGAAGAGGAAGTGTTACGGTTGGAGGCCAATCCCATGAAGTCGAAAGGAATTTTCTGGGCATGCTCATTAAGGCATGACATAACAATCTTTACATATTCGGGGATGGAAGTTAAAGGAGTAGTCCATGACTGCATTGGTTCCATGTGCTAA
- the LOC131021500 gene encoding CAX-interacting protein 4-like yields the protein MPATAGRVRMPANNRVHSSAALQTHGIWQSAIGYDPYAPNKEEKSNASAQKSAAASEGEQENAYASFQGLLALARITGSNADEARGSCKKCGRVGHLTFQCRNFLSAKSDDDKASKDNDAIQAAVLSGLEKMIGEKLKARAAAGESEESSEEESESSDTDYDSEMERAVAQKFGRKASAGGGKLRSSKSRKRSDSDELDNDDGLESDARERKKKEKRERGRSKNRKSAKRRYSDSDDEDSSRKKRRKEKRRKRDDDDSSDEEEEEDKLRRKSKKERRRRRSHRHGNDYSSDDSVKQRHKRRSRRADSASGSGDSESDGCRVGRDKKRSDKKSRHHRRRED from the coding sequence ATGCCGGCGACCGCGGGGAGGGTTCGCATGCCGGCGAACAACCGGGTGCACAGCAGCGCCGCCCTACAGACCCACGGCATATGGCAGAGTGCAATTGGGTACGATCCCTACGCGCCCAACAAAGAAGAGAAGAGCAACGCCTCCGCTCAGAAGAGCGCCGCCGCCTCGGAAGGTGAACAGGAAAACGCGTATGCTAGTTTCCAGGGTTTACTCGCTCTTGCTCGCATCACGGGATCGAATGCCGACGAGGCTCGTGGCTCCTGCAAGAAGTGCGGGAGGGTTGGGCATCTCACGTTCCAGTGTAGGAATTTCTTGAGTGCTAAGAGCGATGACGACAAGGCGAGTAAGGATAACGATGCCATCCAAGCCGCGGTTCTGTCTGGATTGGAGAAGATGATAGGTGAGAAACTGAAGGCGCGCGCAGCAGCAGGGGAGAGTGAGGAGAGCAGCGAGGAGGAGAGCGAGAGCTCGGATACGGACTATGATTCGGAGATGGAGCGTGCTGTAGCCCAGAAGTTCGGGAGAAAAGCTAGTGCTGGTGGTGGGAAGTTGAGGAGCAGCAAGAGTAGGAAGAGGAGCGATAGTGATGAGCTCGACAACGATGATGGGTTGGAAAGTGATGCTAGggagagaaagaagaaggagaagagagagagagggagatcaAAGAACAGGAAGAGCGCGAAGAGAAGGTACAGCGACTCTGATGATGAGGATTCGAGCAGAAAAAAGAGGAGGAAGGAGAAAAGGAGGAAGAGGGATGATGATGATTCCTCcgatgaggaggaggaggaagataAGCTGAGGAGGAAGAGTAAGaaggagaggaggaggaggaggagccaCCGCCATGGGAATGATTATTCGTCTGATGATTCTGTGAAGCAGCGCCACAAGCGGAGGAGTCGCAGGGCGGACTCAGCATCTGGCTCCGGTGACAGTGAATCGGATGGTTGTCGAGTGGGAAGGGACAAGAAGCGGTCTGATAAGAAGAGCAGGCATCATCGCCGTCGAGAGGACTAG